Proteins encoded within one genomic window of Candidatus Pseudothioglobus singularis PS1:
- the cysS gene encoding cysteine--tRNA ligase, with translation MLKIYNTLTNQKEEFQPIDTNNIGIYVCGMTVYDFCHMGHARVLVMFDVITRHLRRNFLSVKYVRNITDIDDKIIARAAENNEDIYSLTNRFIDAMHEDERALGVLSPDIEPRATESIDKMIEMIESLSKQGLAYQGKNGDVFYSVRKFKDYGKLSGKNLDDLVAGARVDVESDKDDPLDFVLWKKAKSDEPSWPSPWGDGRPGWHIECSAMSNHFISNHFDIHGGGMDLTFPHHENEIAQSEGSNNCKFVNTWMHVGFVNIDDEKMSKSLNNFFTIRDVLEKYDGETLRYFLISSHYRSPLNFSDTNIESAKSGLKRLYNATKGLSTTADDIGPEADYEARFNAALNDDFNTPIALSILFEIAKQINIEKAINHEKAYGLAKQLIKLGNSLGILEYNAEDYLKQGSELSEDEISNKILQRESARASKDFALSDQIRDELLELGIILEDSVNGTTWRRK, from the coding sequence ATGCTCAAAATTTATAACACACTCACCAACCAAAAAGAAGAGTTCCAGCCTATTGACACAAATAATATTGGGATTTATGTTTGTGGAATGACAGTTTATGACTTTTGTCATATGGGTCATGCCAGAGTATTAGTTATGTTTGACGTGATTACTCGGCACCTAAGGCGGAATTTTTTAAGCGTTAAGTATGTAAGAAATATTACAGATATTGATGACAAAATTATTGCGAGGGCTGCCGAAAATAATGAAGATATCTACTCACTAACAAATAGATTCATTGATGCAATGCATGAGGACGAAAGGGCGCTAGGTGTTTTGAGTCCGGACATAGAACCACGTGCTACTGAATCTATCGATAAGATGATAGAAATGATTGAATCTCTTTCAAAACAGGGATTAGCTTATCAAGGTAAAAATGGTGACGTATTTTATTCGGTCAGAAAATTTAAGGATTATGGCAAGCTCTCTGGTAAAAATTTAGATGATCTTGTAGCGGGTGCAAGGGTAGACGTTGAGAGTGATAAAGATGACCCACTTGACTTTGTTCTTTGGAAAAAAGCAAAGTCTGATGAGCCCAGTTGGCCTTCACCTTGGGGAGATGGAAGACCTGGGTGGCATATTGAATGCTCAGCGATGTCAAATCACTTTATTTCAAACCATTTTGATATTCATGGCGGTGGAATGGACTTAACGTTCCCTCATCATGAAAATGAAATCGCTCAATCTGAGGGCTCAAATAACTGTAAATTTGTGAATACCTGGATGCACGTTGGATTTGTCAATATTGACGACGAAAAGATGAGCAAATCTCTAAATAATTTTTTTACTATTCGTGATGTTTTAGAAAAGTATGATGGTGAAACGCTCCGGTATTTTCTTATAAGTAGTCATTATCGCTCGCCTTTAAATTTTAGTGACACCAATATTGAAAGCGCCAAATCTGGACTAAAAAGACTATACAACGCTACAAAAGGTCTATCTACAACTGCAGATGACATTGGCCCTGAAGCAGATTATGAAGCACGCTTCAACGCTGCACTAAATGATGATTTCAATACCCCTATTGCACTGAGTATACTTTTCGAAATTGCAAAACAAATCAATATTGAGAAAGCCATAAACCATGAAAAAGCATATGGTTTAGCCAAACAACTAATTAAGCTTGGTAACTCTCTAGGTATTCTTGAATACAATGCTGAAGATTACTTAAAACAGGGCTCTGAATTATCAGAAGATGAAATTTCAAACAAAATTTTACAAAGAGAATCCGCAAGAGCATCAAAAGACTTTGCGTTGTCAGATCAAATTCGTGATGAGCTTCTAGAACTTGGGATTATTCTTGAGGATAGTGTAAATGGAACAACATGGCGCAGAAAGTAA
- a CDS encoding 6-phosphofructokinase: MKNAFYAQSGGVTAVINASASGVIETARKHSDKIGTVYAGENGIIGALTENLIDTSAESDADIAALNHTPSGGFGSCRYKMKSLEANKAEYERLIKVFKAHNIGYFFYNGGGDSADTCLKVSQLSESMGFPIQAIHIPKTVDNDLPVTDNCPGFGSVAKYIAVSTMEASFDVASMAATSTKIFVLEVMGRHAGWIAAAGGLVDSSIPVVILFPEVDFNEEKFLAKVDQNVKEYGYCTIVVSEGTKWPDGTFLAEQGTRDDFGHAQLGGAAPVVANIIKKALGYKFHWAVADYLQRAARHLASNSDVEQAYALGKAAVEMALDGKNSIMPSIVRKSNNPYQWEIGYGELKDIANVEKMMPESYISEDGFSITNACREYLLPLIEGENYPPYNNGLPDYVVMKKIKVGKKLPPFEV; encoded by the coding sequence ATGAAAAATGCCTTTTATGCACAATCTGGCGGAGTAACAGCCGTAATTAATGCTTCAGCTAGTGGTGTAATTGAAACAGCCCGAAAACATTCAGATAAAATTGGCACTGTCTACGCCGGAGAGAATGGCATCATAGGGGCACTAACAGAAAATCTCATTGATACATCTGCTGAATCAGATGCAGATATCGCTGCTTTAAATCATACGCCCTCAGGTGGCTTTGGGTCTTGTCGCTACAAGATGAAATCACTGGAAGCAAATAAAGCTGAATACGAGCGCTTAATTAAAGTTTTTAAGGCACACAATATTGGTTATTTTTTCTATAACGGTGGTGGTGATTCAGCTGATACCTGCCTGAAAGTCTCTCAACTATCTGAAAGTATGGGCTTTCCAATTCAAGCTATTCACATTCCTAAAACTGTAGATAATGATCTGCCGGTGACTGACAATTGTCCAGGTTTTGGGTCGGTCGCGAAGTATATTGCGGTCTCTACTATGGAGGCAAGCTTTGATGTTGCATCAATGGCTGCCACTTCTACTAAAATCTTTGTCCTTGAAGTGATGGGTCGCCATGCCGGATGGATAGCAGCAGCGGGAGGACTTGTTGACTCTTCGATACCTGTAGTTATTCTGTTCCCTGAAGTTGACTTCAATGAAGAAAAGTTTCTGGCTAAAGTTGATCAAAATGTTAAAGAGTATGGGTATTGCACCATTGTTGTTTCAGAGGGAACTAAGTGGCCTGATGGAACATTCCTTGCTGAACAGGGTACTAGAGATGATTTTGGTCATGCGCAGCTGGGTGGCGCGGCTCCAGTTGTTGCTAACATAATCAAAAAAGCTTTAGGCTATAAATTTCATTGGGCTGTAGCAGATTACCTTCAGCGTGCAGCTAGGCATCTAGCTTCAAACTCTGATGTTGAGCAAGCGTATGCTCTTGGAAAGGCGGCAGTTGAAATGGCTCTTGATGGCAAAAATTCAATCATGCCCTCAATAGTTAGAAAATCAAACAACCCTTATCAGTGGGAAATTGGATATGGAGAATTAAAAGATATTGCAAATGTAGAGAAAATGATGCCAGAAAGCTATATCTCCGAAGATGGATTTTCTATAACAAATGCATGTCGTGAATATTTACTTCCGCTTATTGAAGGTGAGAATTATCCACCGTATAATAACGGATTGCCAGACTACGTTGTAATGAAAAAAATTAAAGTTGGGAAAAAGTTACCACCCTTTGAAGTTTAA
- the lptC gene encoding LPS export ABC transporter periplasmic protein LptC produces the protein MAIFQTKKIQSFIVFIIVLAAILWIFQDNILNISVFKKTTEVSELSEEQIKDTPYLEKIDNFIIKEYSSDQVLLHTIEADVYKSFKDSPVQLEIVTVTTFDEKQNETLTLTSNRAVIFKSGSIHFIGEVEIKTLSGISHEIDTELLVVKGDQIKSNRDVFYLGENAKIKAQGLDMNTKSDLVNLNGDVEILQDSGATLTTKNLLISHRSGEKRYESNEKTIYKSNENIVNTDRGVDINMKTEQTKLLGDVTVVNGFGSSLTSYDLIIDQSNDGEIFKSNSPTRFQSNAVDIKAKKMHYDAIAKKLKLTDEVKATYE, from the coding sequence ATGGCAATATTTCAAACTAAGAAAATTCAATCATTTATTGTTTTCATTATAGTCTTGGCAGCTATTCTTTGGATATTTCAAGATAATATATTAAATATTTCTGTATTTAAAAAAACCACTGAAGTATCTGAGTTGAGTGAAGAGCAGATTAAAGATACTCCTTACCTTGAAAAAATTGACAACTTTATTATCAAGGAATATTCTAGTGACCAAGTTCTGTTGCATACTATTGAGGCTGATGTATACAAAAGCTTTAAAGACTCACCAGTTCAATTAGAAATTGTAACAGTGACAACTTTTGATGAGAAGCAAAATGAAACCTTAACTCTAACCTCTAATCGAGCAGTCATATTTAAGTCAGGATCGATCCATTTTATTGGAGAGGTAGAAATAAAAACGCTCAGCGGTATTTCTCATGAAATTGATACTGAACTCTTAGTTGTTAAAGGAGATCAAATTAAAAGTAATAGAGACGTTTTTTATCTAGGAGAGAATGCAAAAATCAAAGCACAAGGACTGGATATGAATACTAAAAGTGACTTAGTGAATTTAAATGGAGATGTTGAGATCCTCCAAGATAGTGGTGCAACCTTAACTACAAAAAACTTATTAATTAGTCATCGCTCAGGTGAAAAAAGATATGAAAGTAATGAAAAGACTATTTATAAATCGAATGAAAATATTGTGAATACAGATAGGGGTGTTGATATTAATATGAAAACAGAGCAAACTAAACTGCTTGGGGATGTAACAGTTGTTAATGGTTTTGGGAGCTCACTTACTAGTTATGATCTCATCATTGATCAATCAAACGATGGTGAGATTTTTAAGTCCAATTCGCCTACACGTTTTCAATCAAATGCGGTTGACATAAAGGCAAAAAAAATGCATTATGATGCTATTGCAAAAAAACTTAAATTAACGGATGAGGTTAAAGCGACTTATGAATAA
- a CDS encoding NAD(P)-dependent oxidoreductase, giving the protein MIKKNNRVALVGIGAMGTALAQTLLENEIEIHVWNRTPEKIETLAQKGAITYTQPHKAIESCDIVIVCLSDYDAWKEIIDYENVRSSLKSSILIQLSTGSMAEVEANSLIMKDLDVELIEGSILCFPEQIGTELASIILAGKSDVIESCDSILRLMSPKISYLGESLSAPVVLGNAIMSSVLGFSAGLINGAALCLKGDVPLKSYREQTVHNFARMQTEPLRILDAIANQDTENTQASVSTWYDAHLKLLKISDKLGVDTRFHQGLSLMFKETIDQNIGGHDLSAMVKVFSNKN; this is encoded by the coding sequence ATGATCAAAAAAAACAATCGAGTTGCATTAGTTGGTATAGGCGCTATGGGAACTGCATTAGCTCAAACCCTTCTTGAAAATGAAATAGAGATTCATGTTTGGAATAGAACCCCAGAAAAGATTGAAACATTAGCTCAAAAAGGAGCTATAACTTATACTCAACCGCACAAGGCAATTGAATCATGCGATATAGTCATTGTGTGCTTGTCAGATTATGACGCATGGAAAGAGATTATTGACTATGAAAATGTACGCTCCAGCTTAAAAAGCTCCATTCTAATCCAATTGTCAACTGGAAGTATGGCTGAAGTTGAAGCAAACTCTTTAATTATGAAAGATCTTGATGTGGAGCTAATAGAGGGTTCTATTTTATGTTTTCCAGAACAAATTGGCACAGAGCTTGCGTCAATTATTCTTGCTGGCAAATCAGATGTGATTGAGTCATGTGACTCAATTTTAAGACTAATGTCTCCAAAGATTAGTTACCTTGGTGAGAGTCTTTCCGCTCCTGTAGTCTTAGGTAATGCAATTATGTCTAGTGTATTGGGTTTTTCAGCTGGCCTAATAAATGGTGCTGCCTTATGTTTAAAGGGCGATGTCCCTTTAAAATCGTATAGAGAACAAACTGTTCATAATTTTGCACGCATGCAAACAGAGCCGCTGCGTATTTTGGATGCTATAGCCAACCAGGATACTGAAAATACACAGGCATCCGTTTCAACTTGGTATGACGCACATTTAAAATTATTGAAAATCTCAGATAAACTTGGGGTGGATACAAGATTCCATCAAGGATTAAGTTTGATGTTTAAAGAGACAATTGATCAAAACATAGGAGGGCATGATTTATCTGCTATGGTCAAGGTGTTTTCAAACAAGAATTGA
- a CDS encoding rubredoxin: MKKLQCKMCGWVYDEAKGIPDEGIIPGTAWADIPEDWTCPVCGSGKEDFEMVEI, translated from the coding sequence ATGAAAAAACTTCAATGCAAAATGTGTGGATGGGTTTATGATGAAGCGAAAGGAATTCCAGATGAAGGGATCATTCCTGGCACAGCTTGGGCTGATATACCTGAAGACTGGACTTGTCCAGTTTGTGGTTCTGGAAAGGAAGACTTTGAAATGGTAGAAATTTAG
- the leuB gene encoding 3-isopropylmalate dehydrogenase produces MMSKVLILPGDGIGTEIVAQAVKVIDSLNSNHSMGMTLEDGLIGGIAYDETGTPLPDETIKVAKECDSILLGAVGGPKWEPLERALRPERGLLGIRSELELFSNLRPAILYPQLANASSLKTEIVSGLDLMIVRELVGGIYFGEPRGVEIKDGERFGINSATYYESEIARIGHSAFQIAQKRGKRVCSVDKANVLEVCELWREVMEEVSKDYPDVSLSHMYVDNAAMQLVRDPKQFDVMVTSNLFGDVLSDCAAMLTGSIGMLPSASLDQNNFGMYEPIHGSAPDISGKDIANPLATILSVSMMLRYSLNQGELADKINSAVSKVLDKGYRTKDIASDGDKVVGTEQMGDLVIEELET; encoded by the coding sequence ATAATGTCAAAAGTACTAATTTTGCCTGGTGACGGCATTGGAACTGAAATTGTTGCTCAAGCTGTCAAAGTCATAGATTCATTAAACTCGAATCATTCAATGGGAATGACTCTTGAAGATGGGCTTATAGGAGGTATTGCCTATGATGAGACTGGAACACCTCTTCCTGATGAGACTATAAAAGTTGCAAAAGAGTGTGACTCCATACTTTTAGGTGCTGTTGGAGGACCAAAGTGGGAGCCTTTAGAGAGGGCTTTGAGGCCAGAGCGAGGGTTGTTAGGCATACGTTCAGAGCTCGAATTATTTTCAAATTTGAGACCTGCTATTTTATATCCTCAGTTAGCAAATGCTTCAAGCCTTAAGACTGAAATTGTATCTGGCTTAGACTTAATGATTGTCCGTGAACTTGTAGGAGGGATTTATTTTGGTGAGCCAAGGGGTGTTGAAATAAAAGATGGTGAACGTTTTGGAATAAACTCTGCAACATATTATGAATCTGAAATTGCACGAATTGGACATTCTGCTTTTCAAATTGCTCAAAAAAGAGGAAAGCGTGTATGTTCAGTCGATAAGGCGAATGTTCTGGAAGTATGCGAACTATGGAGAGAGGTAATGGAGGAAGTTTCTAAGGACTATCCTGATGTTTCGCTTTCTCATATGTATGTTGATAACGCTGCTATGCAACTCGTTAGAGATCCCAAACAATTTGATGTAATGGTAACGAGTAATCTTTTTGGCGATGTATTGTCGGATTGTGCAGCAATGCTAACAGGTTCAATTGGAATGCTTCCATCCGCTTCATTAGATCAAAATAACTTTGGAATGTATGAGCCTATCCATGGCTCAGCACCTGATATTTCAGGGAAGGATATAGCAAACCCTCTTGCCACGATATTGTCTGTTTCGATGATGCTTAGGTATTCACTTAATCAAGGAGAATTGGCTGACAAAATTAACTCAGCGGTAAGCAAAGTTTTAGATAAAGGCTACAGAACAAAGGATATTGCTTCTGATGGGGACAAAGTGGTTGGGACAGAGCAGATGGGTGATCTAGTCATTGAAGAGCTTGAGACTTAG
- the lptA gene encoding lipopolysaccharide transport periplasmic protein LptA, with product MNKLALMIALFLSTYTFALTEDAQQPIEIEADSVMVDETSGFNEFIGNAEVKQGSLVMTAEIIQVQTNADGVETMKAKGTLEQPAKYIQSQENQARFIEATATLITYDVNEGMIFLVGDAYLVQGFDSFSGDSLTYDINNDKVLVKGSEDGTKRVKFKIDL from the coding sequence ATGAATAAATTGGCTCTAATGATTGCTTTATTTTTATCAACCTATACATTCGCTTTGACTGAGGATGCGCAGCAGCCTATAGAGATTGAAGCTGATTCAGTAATGGTCGATGAAACGTCTGGGTTCAACGAGTTTATTGGCAATGCAGAAGTCAAGCAAGGCTCTCTAGTGATGACTGCTGAAATCATTCAGGTCCAAACTAATGCTGATGGGGTTGAAACAATGAAGGCAAAAGGAACGCTGGAACAGCCTGCTAAGTATATTCAAAGTCAAGAAAATCAGGCGCGCTTTATCGAGGCAACTGCGACTCTTATAACTTATGACGTGAATGAAGGAATGATTTTTTTAGTTGGTGATGCCTATTTAGTTCAGGGCTTTGATTCATTTAGTGGAGACTCTCTGACATACGATATTAACAACGACAAGGTCCTTGTAAAGGGTTCAGAAGATGGAACCAAAAGAGTAAAGTTTAAAATTGACCTTTAA
- the thiE gene encoding thiamine phosphate synthase, which translates to MLNQRIQGLYAITPDKGFDITLIENAIKKHKVNILQYRRKNLDIKNKLDEANKLLELCKQYNTLFIINDDINLCQKVGADGIHIGQNDINARLAREILGKKYIIGVTCHDSNELAIDAENNSADYVALGAIFKSTNKPKAIHCPLSKITNIKKDINIPIVGIGGINFENQGLAYDAGCNAVAMIDGLFGY; encoded by the coding sequence ATGCTAAATCAAAGAATACAAGGATTGTACGCAATTACTCCAGATAAAGGTTTTGATATCACCCTTATTGAGAATGCAATTAAAAAACATAAAGTTAATATTCTCCAATACCGCCGCAAGAATCTGGACATAAAAAATAAGCTAGATGAAGCCAATAAATTGCTTGAGTTATGTAAACAATATAATACTTTATTTATTATCAACGATGATATTAACCTTTGCCAGAAAGTAGGTGCAGATGGCATTCATATTGGTCAGAATGATATTAATGCTAGATTAGCGAGAGAGATTCTAGGCAAGAAGTATATCATTGGGGTAACCTGTCATGATAGTAATGAGCTTGCGATCGATGCTGAAAATAATAGTGCTGACTATGTCGCTCTGGGAGCAATATTTAAATCAACCAATAAGCCAAAAGCGATTCATTGTCCCCTTTCTAAAATCACAAATATAAAAAAAGATATCAATATACCTATTGTTGGTATTGGTGGTATTAATTTTGAAAATCAAGGCTTGGCTTATGATGCTGGTTGTAATGCAGTGGCTATGATTGATGGTCTTTTTGGCTATTAA
- the cfa gene encoding cyclopropane fatty acyl phospholipid synthase produces the protein MADFKETVTKLFESVDIQVNGSRLCDPQIHNELFYSRVLSGGSLALGESYMDGWWDCEALDEFSCRLLRGRIDKQVKVTNPSFLMHALKAYLFNAQNINRAYIVGEEHYDTGNDLFKLMLDQRMNYSCGYWKNAVNLEQSQVNKLDLACRKLHLKSGMRVLEIGCGWGAFAKYATENYGISVHGITVSKEQMNYAQKSCEGLDVTFELKDYRALNTKYDAIVSIGMFEHVGYKNYRDYMEVVHRCLSDKGLFLLHTIGRNTPSRSTDPWTNKYIFPNGMVPSPAQISGAAQGIFVIEDWHNFGQDYDKTLTAWNENFQVNYDHLKEKYDDRFKRMWEYYLLMCAGTFRSRRNQLWQLVMSKNGIKGGYDYKNHARFNSQKDHQS, from the coding sequence TTGGCTGATTTTAAAGAAACAGTAACTAAGCTATTTGAATCAGTTGATATTCAAGTCAATGGCTCTCGTCTGTGTGACCCTCAAATTCATAATGAACTTTTCTATTCACGCGTTTTAAGTGGCGGTTCACTCGCGCTTGGCGAAAGCTATATGGATGGATGGTGGGATTGCGAAGCATTAGATGAGTTTAGTTGTCGATTACTTCGCGGCAGAATTGATAAACAAGTCAAGGTCACAAATCCTTCTTTCCTAATGCATGCTTTAAAAGCCTATCTATTCAATGCTCAAAACATAAATCGCGCCTATATCGTTGGTGAGGAGCACTACGACACTGGAAATGATTTATTTAAATTGATGCTTGATCAAAGAATGAATTATTCATGTGGCTATTGGAAAAATGCCGTTAACTTAGAACAATCTCAAGTCAATAAATTAGATTTAGCTTGCAGAAAACTTCATCTGAAGTCTGGTATGCGCGTGCTTGAAATTGGCTGTGGTTGGGGCGCTTTCGCAAAATATGCGACAGAAAATTACGGCATTAGTGTGCATGGAATCACTGTATCAAAAGAGCAAATGAATTATGCTCAAAAATCTTGTGAAGGGCTAGATGTTACCTTTGAATTAAAAGATTATAGGGCGTTAAATACAAAATATGATGCAATCGTTTCAATAGGAATGTTTGAGCATGTGGGGTATAAAAATTATCGAGATTATATGGAAGTTGTTCATAGATGCCTCAGTGACAAAGGGTTATTTTTGCTACATACAATTGGACGTAATACACCATCACGATCCACTGACCCATGGACAAATAAATATATTTTCCCTAATGGAATGGTTCCCTCTCCGGCTCAGATTAGTGGGGCTGCGCAGGGCATTTTTGTTATTGAGGACTGGCATAACTTTGGGCAGGATTATGATAAAACCTTAACGGCATGGAATGAAAATTTTCAAGTTAACTATGATCATTTAAAAGAAAAATATGACGATAGATTTAAGCGAATGTGGGAGTATTACCTGTTAATGTGTGCTGGCACCTTTCGCTCCAGGAGAAACCAATTATGGCAACTAGTGATGTCTAAAAATGGCATAAAAGGCGGTTACGATTACAAGAATCATGCCCGATTTAATAGCCAAAAAGACCATCAATCATAG
- the adk gene encoding adenylate kinase — MNVILLGPPGAGKGTQAAHICEKFNIPQISTGDMLRAAVNSGSPVGVEAKKTIDAGNLVPDDLIIALVKDRIQLPDCHNGYLLDGFPRTINQANALKLEGIRIDYCVEVKVPDDDIVVRMSGRRVHLSSGRTYHVKFNPPQESGKDDITGGELIQRVDDKEDIVRGRLKIYHKQTEPLVKYYQNDSEKPETGTKFIAINGVGTLEEVKERISTALVS, encoded by the coding sequence ATGAATGTTATTTTATTAGGCCCGCCAGGTGCAGGAAAAGGCACTCAAGCGGCACATATTTGTGAAAAATTTAATATTCCTCAGATTTCAACTGGGGATATGCTGCGCGCTGCTGTAAATTCTGGATCACCTGTTGGGGTAGAGGCTAAAAAAACTATAGACGCAGGAAATCTTGTTCCTGATGATCTAATCATAGCACTTGTTAAAGACAGAATACAGTTGCCTGACTGTCATAATGGTTATTTATTAGATGGGTTTCCTAGAACTATAAATCAGGCAAATGCACTCAAATTGGAAGGAATAAGGATTGATTACTGTGTTGAGGTCAAGGTCCCAGATGATGATATTGTTGTCAGAATGTCGGGACGTCGTGTTCACCTTTCCTCTGGCAGAACATACCATGTTAAATTTAATCCCCCTCAAGAGTCTGGTAAAGATGACATTACTGGAGGAGAACTCATTCAAAGGGTCGATGATAAAGAAGATATTGTAAGAGGCCGGCTAAAGATTTACCATAAGCAAACTGAGCCCTTAGTTAAATATTATCAAAATGATTCAGAAAAACCTGAAACAGGCACAAAGTTCATAGCAATAAATGGCGTTGGCACACTTGAAGAAGTTAAAGAAAGAATTTCAACTGCATTGGTCAGCTAA
- a CDS encoding HD domain-containing protein: MNKVDFISMENGTAEEYAFLDNLENQYLKDLPSRLIEALKALDFSLSGYQVSRLEHSLQGATRAFLAEEDLEMVMAVLFHDIGDSLAPHSHSEMAAAILRPFVSDKIYWIVKHHGVFQMYYYAHHSGGDRNAREAFIDSPWYDDTVRFCHHYDQNCFDPDYKSKPLEFFIPMINGFFSSPRLDDSEQLARHGNR; encoded by the coding sequence ATGAATAAGGTTGATTTTATAAGCATGGAAAATGGCACTGCTGAGGAGTATGCCTTTCTAGATAATCTCGAAAATCAATATTTAAAAGATCTCCCCTCTCGACTCATTGAGGCTTTAAAAGCATTAGATTTTAGTTTATCAGGTTATCAAGTTAGTCGACTCGAACACTCTTTGCAAGGAGCAACACGAGCTTTTTTAGCTGAGGAAGATCTAGAAATGGTTATGGCTGTTTTGTTTCATGATATTGGTGACTCTCTAGCACCCCACTCTCACTCTGAAATGGCTGCTGCGATTCTTCGACCATTTGTCTCAGATAAAATCTATTGGATTGTTAAGCATCATGGTGTTTTTCAAATGTATTATTATGCGCACCACTCTGGCGGCGATAGAAATGCCAGAGAGGCTTTCATTGATAGTCCTTGGTATGACGATACCGTAAGATTTTGTCATCATTATGACCAAAACTGTTTTGATCCTGACTATAAATCAAAGCCGTTAGAATTTTTTATACCTATGATCAATGGGTTTTTTTCTAGTCCAAGATTAGATGACTCTGAGCAACTTGCAAGACATGGAAATAGATAA
- the yrfG gene encoding GMP/IMP nucleotidase translates to MEQHGAESNLNIDWNLIDTVLLDLDGTLLDLNFDLEFWLEYIPEIYSKKHNIKIDEAKEVIISMINSQEGKLTWYCLDYWEETLNLDIMKLKGDISHLIQVHDHALNFLQTVKKHNKRIYLVTNAHRKGIKLKMQKSGLHDYFDEIISSHDYGVPKQEQKFWEELSNQINFNKERSVFFDDSLDVLESASRYNIKNVIAISRPSTKIPKKHVPGFINIVNFMEVTPK, encoded by the coding sequence ATGGAACAACATGGCGCAGAAAGTAATCTAAACATAGACTGGAATCTGATTGATACTGTCTTGCTTGATCTTGATGGAACGCTTTTAGACTTAAATTTTGATCTTGAATTTTGGCTTGAATATATTCCAGAAATTTACTCAAAAAAACATAACATCAAAATAGATGAAGCTAAAGAAGTAATCATATCTATGATTAATTCACAAGAAGGAAAGCTGACTTGGTATTGTCTCGATTACTGGGAAGAGACACTTAACTTAGATATTATGAAACTAAAGGGTGATATTTCTCATTTAATTCAAGTTCATGATCACGCTTTGAATTTCCTTCAAACTGTAAAAAAGCATAATAAGCGCATATACCTTGTTACCAATGCTCATAGAAAAGGAATAAAGCTTAAGATGCAAAAATCTGGACTTCATGATTATTTTGATGAAATCATCTCTTCGCATGACTATGGAGTTCCAAAACAAGAGCAAAAATTTTGGGAAGAATTAAGTAATCAAATTAACTTTAACAAAGAGAGGTCAGTATTTTTTGACGACTCTTTAGATGTCCTTGAATCTGCTTCAAGATATAATATTAAAAATGTAATTGCAATCAGTAGGCCCAGCACTAAAATTCCAAAAAAGCATGTTCCTGGATTTATCAATATAGTAAATTTCATGGAGGTCACTCCAAAATAA
- a CDS encoding disulfide bond formation protein B, giving the protein MSYFFNNFSPRQIHLIIFLIVGSLLGYAAYSMKILGLEPCTLCLTQQFFYCLIGISSFVAFLHNPKINFSKLYSIFLSLFALAGMWISGRQIWLQGLPEDEVPLCGPPLEYIIDVFPFADVINALFMGDGNCAEIPWQFLGLSMAGWSFVWFLVILILSLTAIFNSKPAS; this is encoded by the coding sequence ATGAGTTATTTTTTCAATAATTTTTCTCCACGCCAGATTCACTTAATCATTTTTTTGATTGTTGGCTCACTGCTTGGTTATGCTGCGTACAGTATGAAAATTCTAGGCCTGGAGCCTTGCACACTATGTCTTACTCAGCAGTTCTTTTATTGCTTAATTGGCATTAGCTCATTCGTAGCCTTCCTTCATAACCCAAAAATTAACTTTAGTAAATTATATTCAATCTTTTTATCACTTTTTGCATTAGCTGGGATGTGGATTTCTGGTCGCCAGATATGGCTTCAAGGTCTTCCTGAAGATGAGGTTCCTTTATGCGGCCCACCACTCGAATATATTATTGATGTGTTCCCTTTTGCTGACGTAATTAACGCACTATTTATGGGAGACGGTAATTGCGCTGAGATACCTTGGCAATTCTTGGGTTTGAGCATGGCCGGCTGGTCTTTTGTTTGGTTCCTTGTCATTTTGATTTTAAGTTTAACCGCGATTTTTAATTCAAAGCCTGCTTCATAG